A genome region from Salvelinus alpinus chromosome 26, SLU_Salpinus.1, whole genome shotgun sequence includes the following:
- the LOC139555293 gene encoding alpha-1,3-mannosyl-glycoprotein 2-beta-N-acetylglucosaminyltransferase-like, which yields MVRKRGSFILCGAFLFVACNGLLLLFLWGRPPIGRFGEGGGAEPGGREEWGVAKRKGGGTNLAGEVIRLAEEVESELETQKELLKQIQSHRSLWEKRRAMRRRQMDGGKVENKEEHKPTPQLPPVPPRDDSENKDQSQEKNKQGFIVAAVPDLKVDTQPDNDIKELNYTKLEVTVTSPQVVIPILVIACDRVTVKRSLDKLIQYRPSAELYPIIVSQDCGHAETARVIGSYGSQVTHISQPDHSDIRVRPEHRKFQGYYKIARHYRWALNQVFNTLSHSTVVIVEDDLEVAPDFFEYFRALHPILTSDPTLWCVSAWNDNGREGLVDPGKADLLYRTDFFPGLGWMLLKDVWAELEPKWPTAFWDDWMRHPEQRKERSCIRPEIPRTMTFGRKGVSLGQFFDQYLRYIKLNTDFVPFTKQDLSYLMKENFDVNFVKEVYSAPLVKIEELQQGGGLKATGPYRVQYSSRESFKVMARNLGVMDDLKSGVPRAGYRGVVSFLSRGRRVFLTPPEGWTKYDVSWS from the exons ATGGTTCGCAAGAGAGGTTCCTTTATCTTGTGTGGAGCTTTCCTATTCGTCGCCTGCAATGGCTTGCTTCTCCTTTTCCTTTGGGGACGGCCTCCCATTGGTCGATTTGGGGAAGGGGGAGGGGCTGAGCCAGGGGGAAGGGAAGAGTGGGGAGTGGCCAAAAGAAAAGGGGGTGGGACTAATCTGGCTGGTGAGGTGATCCGATTGGCCGAGGAGGTAGAATCGGAACTCGAGACCCAGAAGGAACTTCTGAAGCAGATTCAGAGTCACAGGTCACTATGGGAAAAGAGGAGAGCGATGAGAAGAagacagatggatggagggaaggtAGAAAATAAAGAGGAACACAAACCGACGCCACAGTTGCCTCCAGTACCGCCAAGGGACGATTCAGAGAACAAGGACCAAAgtcaagaaaaaaataaacagGGATTTATTGTTGCAGCAGTCCCAGACCTTAAAGTAGACACACAACCGGACAATGACATAAAAGAACTGAACTACACCAAATTGGAAGTAACTGTCACCAGCCCACAAGTTGTCATTCCCATATTGGTTATTGCCTGTGACAGGGTGACCGTGAAAAGGAGTCTTGACAAATTGATCCAATACCGCCCCTCTGCAGAACTCTATCCAATCATAGTTAGCCAGGACTGCGGCCATGCTGAGACAGCTCGCGTGATTGGCTCATATGGCAGTCAGGTGACCCACATTAGCCAACCAGATCACTCGGACATCCGGGTACGGCCGGAGCACAGGAAGTTCCAGGGCTACTATAAGATTGCCAGACACTACCGGTGGGCCCTCAACCAGGTGTtcaacacactctctcactccaCCGTAGTGATCGTGGAAGATGACTTGGAG GTGGCCCCAGACTTCTTTGAGTACTTCCGCGCTCTGCACCCCATCTTGACCTCTGACCCAACCCTGTGGTGTGTTTCTGCCTGGAACGACAACGGCAGGGAGGGGCTGGTGGACCCTGGGAAGGCTGACCTCCTCTACAGGACAGACTTCTTCCCGGGGCTGGGCTGGATGCTGCTGAAGGACGTCTGGGCAGAACTAGAGCCCAAGTGGCCCACGGCCTTCTGGGACGACTGGATGCGTCACCCCGAGCAGCGTAAAGAACGCTCCTGCATCCGCCCAGAGATCCCCAGAACTATGACCTTCGGACGCAAGGGTGTCAGCTTGGGTCAGTTCTTTGACCAGTATCTGCGTTATATTAAACTCAACACTGACTTTGTGCCTTTCACCAAACAGGATCTGTCTTACTTGATGAAGGAGAACTTTGACGTGAACTTTGTGAAGGAGGTTTACAGCGCCCCCCTGGTTAAAATAGAAGAGCTACAACAAGGGGGAGGTTTGAAGGCAACAGGTCCATACCGTGTGCAATATTCCAGCCGGGAGAGTTTTAAAGTCATGGCCCGTAACTTAGGGGTTATGGATGACTTGAAATCGGGGGTTCCCCGTGCAGGTTACAGGGGCGTGGTCAGCTTCCTGTCCCGTGGACGACGGGTCTTCTTGACCCCACCTGAAGGATGGACAAAGTACGACGTCAGCTGGAGCTGA